In the genome of Coraliomargarita algicola, one region contains:
- the ligA gene encoding NAD-dependent DNA ligase LigA — MADPQKTIARLRAEIAEHDRLYYKEAQPKIDDQAYDRLKAELAQLEAANPEFDFGAAPSPTQSVGDDRLEAFESYRHRKPMLSLDNTYSSAELIEFGQRLLKRFPEQALTYLVEPKIDGVAVSLSYEDGALVRAVSRGNGIEGDDITSNVRGIRGLPDKIQGAPTVLEVRGEIYMRHQEFERINAARAAEGQALYANPRNLAAGTIKLLDPAEARSRQLDIVLYGIGACEPGNYFSTQSEIQQKLKEWQFPVLEKYWLADDIESAWKCIEELDTLRQNFAYPTDGAVVKLNDFAQQEEAGYTSKAPRWAIAYKFEAERAETLLKEISLQIGRTGAVTPVAILEPVQLAGTTVSRATLHNEDEIQRKDIRPGDTVLVQKAGEIIPQVLSVNLAKRPADSQPFIFGEHLKALGIEAERDPTQAVWRIVSKDDPIRQQRALEHFASRACMDIENLGSAVVEQLVKRGMVQTQADLYTLTEAQLLELDKFAEKSAQNLIAALEASKQRELWQLIHGLGIPHVGKQSAKDLEANFDSLEAIASATEEQLEAVDGIGSIMAQSIHAWFADSDNQSLIQQLKAHGLNFESARQAQADGVLAGKTVVLTGALPTLTRDEATKMIEAAGGRTSSSVSKKTDYVLAGEAAGSKYAKAEKLGIAILDEDEFKQLVG; from the coding sequence ATGGCTGATCCGCAGAAAACAATTGCCCGACTACGCGCCGAAATCGCAGAGCACGACCGTCTCTACTACAAAGAGGCGCAGCCCAAGATCGACGATCAGGCCTACGATCGCCTCAAGGCCGAGCTGGCCCAATTAGAAGCCGCCAACCCGGAATTTGACTTCGGTGCCGCCCCCTCGCCCACTCAAAGCGTGGGCGACGACCGCTTGGAAGCCTTTGAGAGCTACCGTCACCGCAAACCGATGCTGAGCCTGGATAATACCTATAGCTCGGCAGAACTGATCGAGTTTGGCCAACGACTGCTCAAGCGCTTTCCGGAGCAAGCGCTCACCTATTTGGTCGAGCCCAAGATCGACGGTGTCGCCGTCAGCCTCAGCTATGAGGACGGAGCACTCGTGCGCGCCGTCTCCCGTGGCAACGGCATCGAGGGTGACGACATTACCTCCAACGTGCGCGGCATCCGCGGCTTACCGGACAAGATTCAAGGCGCACCCACCGTGCTGGAGGTGCGCGGCGAAATCTACATGCGCCACCAGGAATTCGAGCGCATCAACGCCGCCCGCGCAGCGGAGGGGCAAGCGCTCTATGCCAACCCACGTAATCTCGCCGCAGGCACCATCAAATTACTCGACCCTGCCGAGGCCCGCAGTCGCCAACTCGACATCGTGCTCTACGGCATCGGAGCTTGCGAACCAGGCAACTATTTCAGCACACAATCCGAGATTCAGCAAAAACTGAAGGAATGGCAGTTCCCGGTGCTGGAGAAGTATTGGCTCGCCGATGATATAGAAAGCGCCTGGAAGTGCATCGAAGAACTGGATACACTGCGGCAAAATTTCGCCTACCCGACCGACGGCGCGGTGGTCAAACTCAACGACTTCGCACAACAAGAAGAAGCTGGCTACACCTCCAAAGCACCCCGCTGGGCGATCGCCTACAAGTTCGAAGCCGAACGCGCCGAGACTTTACTCAAAGAAATCAGCCTCCAGATCGGCCGCACCGGCGCCGTTACCCCCGTCGCCATTTTAGAGCCGGTGCAACTCGCAGGCACCACCGTCTCACGAGCCACCTTGCACAACGAGGACGAGATCCAGCGCAAAGACATTCGCCCCGGCGACACGGTGCTGGTGCAAAAGGCCGGCGAAATCATCCCACAAGTGCTCAGCGTCAATCTCGCGAAACGCCCCGCCGACAGCCAGCCTTTCATCTTTGGCGAACACCTCAAAGCGCTCGGCATCGAGGCCGAACGCGACCCCACGCAAGCAGTATGGCGCATCGTGAGCAAGGACGACCCGATCCGCCAGCAACGCGCGCTGGAACACTTCGCCAGCCGCGCTTGTATGGACATCGAAAACCTCGGCAGCGCCGTCGTCGAACAGTTGGTCAAGCGCGGCATGGTCCAGACCCAAGCCGACCTCTACACCCTGACCGAAGCGCAATTGCTCGAACTAGATAAGTTCGCCGAGAAGTCGGCTCAAAATCTCATCGCCGCGTTGGAAGCCAGCAAGCAGCGCGAGCTCTGGCAACTCATCCACGGGCTCGGCATCCCGCACGTGGGCAAACAATCCGCCAAGGATCTCGAAGCCAACTTCGACTCGCTCGAAGCCATCGCCAGCGCCACCGAAGAACAGCTCGAAGCCGTCGACGGCATCGGCAGCATCATGGCGCAGAGCATTCACGCCTGGTTTGCCGACAGCGACAACCAGAGCCTCATCCAACAACTCAAAGCCCACGGGCTCAATTTTGAAAGTGCTCGCCAAGCCCAAGCCGACGGCGTGCTCGCAGGCAAAACAGTGGTGCTGACGGGAGCCCTACCCACCCTCACCCGCGACGAAGCCACTAAAATGATTGAAGCCGCCGGTGGCCGCACCAGCTCCAGTGTCAGTAAAAAGACCGACTATGTGCTCGCCGGCGAAGCCGCCGGCTCCAAATACGCCAAAGCCGAAAAGCTAGGCATCGCGATTCTAGACGAAGACGAGTTCAAGCAACTAGTCGGTTGA
- a CDS encoding homoserine dehydrogenase: MSEKRTIRIGLLGFGVVGQGVWKNIDKNRSALEYRLGAELAITQVVVKDASKAREVQVPAECYSDDPARVVDNPEIDIVCELMGGTGKALELTRRALQQGKIVVTANKALICEHGEELFEIARQNGGHYFFEASVAGGIPIIKTIREALVANRFKLIFGILNGTSNYILTRMEREGLSFDATLGDARKLGYVEADEALDLDGIDAAHKAVILAYLAHGKWVGLDQIICEGIRDITGEDIEIAGQLGYKIKLLAVIARDFEANQLSVRLHPALISKQEVIAGVDEVYNGVSVTGDVVGTTVLIGRGAGQDATSSSVISDIADAVFMLQGAPAPAISEEDEATYQKLADGLELAPQDQLAGRYYLRIHVKDEEGVLAKISDILAKEHISFATVNQKELEDGTAKLMVTTHKSNEAAIARAKAVLAAQSSVIGAPVSFRIFDPSKV, encoded by the coding sequence ATGTCTGAGAAACGCACAATACGCATCGGTTTACTCGGCTTTGGGGTCGTCGGCCAAGGAGTTTGGAAGAATATTGATAAGAACCGTTCGGCTCTTGAATACCGCTTGGGGGCGGAGCTCGCGATCACGCAAGTCGTAGTCAAAGATGCCAGCAAGGCGCGCGAGGTGCAGGTGCCTGCGGAGTGTTATTCGGATGATCCGGCGCGAGTCGTGGACAATCCCGAGATCGACATCGTTTGTGAATTGATGGGCGGCACTGGCAAGGCGCTGGAGCTGACACGCCGTGCGCTGCAGCAGGGCAAGATCGTGGTGACTGCCAACAAGGCGCTCATTTGTGAACACGGCGAAGAACTCTTTGAAATCGCGCGTCAAAATGGCGGCCATTATTTCTTCGAAGCTTCGGTGGCAGGCGGGATTCCGATCATCAAAACCATTCGTGAAGCCTTGGTCGCCAATCGCTTTAAGCTGATTTTTGGTATCTTAAACGGTACCTCCAATTACATTTTGACTCGCATGGAGCGCGAAGGCTTGAGCTTCGATGCGACCTTGGGCGATGCGCGTAAGCTCGGCTATGTCGAAGCGGACGAGGCGCTGGATCTCGATGGCATTGATGCGGCCCACAAGGCAGTGATCTTGGCGTACCTCGCGCATGGGAAATGGGTGGGGCTCGACCAGATTATCTGCGAAGGCATCCGCGACATCACTGGAGAGGATATCGAGATCGCGGGGCAGCTCGGCTATAAGATCAAGCTGCTCGCCGTGATCGCGCGCGACTTCGAAGCCAACCAACTCTCAGTGCGCTTACACCCGGCCTTGATCTCTAAACAAGAAGTGATCGCCGGAGTGGACGAAGTTTATAATGGAGTCAGTGTGACAGGCGACGTGGTCGGCACCACGGTATTGATCGGCCGCGGCGCGGGGCAAGATGCGACATCCAGCTCCGTGATCAGCGATATTGCCGACGCCGTCTTTATGCTGCAAGGCGCACCCGCACCGGCGATTTCGGAGGAGGATGAGGCGACTTACCAAAAGCTCGCCGATGGTTTGGAACTTGCGCCGCAGGATCAACTTGCCGGGCGCTACTACTTACGCATCCATGTGAAGGATGAAGAAGGCGTGCTGGCCAAGATTTCCGATATTTTGGCCAAGGAGCACATCAGCTTTGCGACTGTAAATCAGAAGGAGCTCGAAGATGGCACGGCCAAGTTAATGGTGACGACCCACAAGAGTAACGAAGCTGCCATCGCACGTGCGAAGGCCGTGCTCGCCGCGCAGAGCTCCGTGATTGGAGCTCCGGTGAGTTTCCGGATATTTGATCCTAGTAAAGTATAG
- a CDS encoding Do family serine endopeptidase, translating to MKYATCFSLISLLTIAPLFAEEHPPLNAKVDTQPIQAEAGKALVSYADVLDQATPSVVTVYTSQIVTVGQVRTLPDFLRQFAQPVPQMEPNTGSTRERKEPLGVGSGVIISTDGYIVTNHHVVQGVRGRQADEIRVRLNDDSEYVATLVGSDSKTDVAVLKIDAEVSLPAITLADSELIRVGDIVFAIGNPLDVGLTATQGIVSATGRNRKGEILGPGSYENFIQTDASINLGNSGGALVDAWGRLIGINTAIVSGSGGSIGIGFAIPVNMVLNVASNLIERGEVPRGMLGLFPGDLTRDMADAFGLDSTRGALVNQVQEDSPAASAGVRHGDIIVKVDDVEIDSAAQLRLVVSQILPGTDVDLTLIRMGETLVLPVTLGSLNGKVSGGLVDTSPLKGVVLRAVDEAVRADFSIPAEVEGVFVAGVSSDSPFVDKLEAQMVILEVNGAAVDSADAIADQLVEGSQNRLYVWAKGTRGFIVFKL from the coding sequence ATGAAATACGCCACTTGCTTCTCTCTGATATCTCTACTCACGATTGCGCCTCTGTTTGCGGAGGAACATCCGCCGTTGAATGCCAAGGTGGATACCCAGCCGATTCAAGCAGAGGCGGGCAAAGCCTTGGTTTCTTATGCGGACGTGCTGGATCAAGCGACGCCTTCGGTGGTGACGGTGTATACATCGCAAATTGTGACGGTGGGCCAGGTTCGAACTTTGCCCGACTTTCTGCGGCAATTTGCTCAACCTGTGCCACAGATGGAGCCCAATACAGGCAGCACACGCGAACGTAAAGAGCCGCTCGGGGTGGGCTCGGGGGTGATTATCTCTACAGATGGCTATATCGTGACCAATCACCACGTGGTGCAGGGGGTGCGCGGGCGTCAGGCCGATGAGATACGGGTGCGCCTGAATGATGATTCCGAGTATGTGGCGACCTTGGTCGGCTCCGATTCGAAGACAGATGTGGCGGTGCTTAAAATTGATGCTGAAGTCTCGTTGCCAGCCATTACGCTGGCGGACAGTGAGCTGATTCGGGTGGGGGACATCGTCTTTGCGATTGGGAATCCGCTTGATGTGGGGTTGACTGCGACACAAGGCATCGTCTCTGCCACGGGACGCAATCGCAAGGGCGAGATCCTGGGGCCAGGCTCCTATGAGAATTTCATTCAAACGGACGCTTCGATTAATTTGGGCAATTCCGGCGGCGCGCTGGTCGATGCCTGGGGCCGCCTGATCGGTATCAATACTGCAATCGTTTCCGGCAGCGGGGGAAGCATCGGGATCGGTTTTGCGATTCCAGTCAATATGGTGCTGAACGTGGCTTCTAATTTGATTGAACGCGGGGAAGTGCCACGTGGCATGTTGGGCCTGTTTCCGGGGGATCTGACCCGTGACATGGCAGATGCCTTTGGGCTGGATAGCACGCGTGGCGCCTTGGTCAATCAAGTGCAAGAAGACTCGCCGGCCGCAAGCGCCGGCGTGCGCCATGGCGACATCATCGTGAAAGTCGATGATGTGGAAATCGACTCGGCGGCGCAGTTGCGCTTAGTCGTCTCTCAGATCCTACCAGGCACCGATGTGGATCTGACTTTGATACGGATGGGCGAGACGCTGGTTCTGCCAGTCACCTTGGGGAGCTTAAATGGTAAAGTTTCGGGTGGGCTGGTCGATACGAGTCCGCTGAAAGGCGTCGTTCTGCGTGCTGTCGACGAAGCTGTGCGTGCCGATTTCTCGATCCCTGCGGAGGTCGAAGGCGTATTCGTCGCGGGTGTTTCGTCCGATTCTCCGTTTGTAGATAAGCTAGAAGCACAGATGGTGATCTTGGAGGTCAACGGTGCTGCGGTTGACAGTGCCGATGCGATTGCCGATCAGCTGGTGGAAGGTTCCCAGAACCGACTCTATGTGTGGGCCAAGGGCACGAGGGGCTTTATCGTCTTTAAGCTCTAG
- a CDS encoding sulfite exporter TauE/SafE family protein — MFDYQTVYNAYTALIAGLITSVHCVAMCGPLSCAFAPTKAQDASPQLVLTCYHLAKLFSYALVGTLAGAFGSVVIRSVESSWLNYLPWILVLFFLMVAFRLDRFLPKPIWLGKLYRQVTARFSRLQKPVAAAVIGLASPLLPCGPLYMIFGLALFSGSPLKGAEFAIGFGLGTLPLLWLAQSQFMRVQLKVTPVTLVRIQRGLALVAALVVAWRLRTTLGIEGAENWVCHPF; from the coding sequence ATGTTTGATTACCAGACAGTTTACAACGCATACACGGCCTTGATTGCGGGGCTCATCACCAGCGTACACTGCGTCGCGATGTGCGGCCCCTTATCGTGCGCCTTTGCGCCGACAAAGGCACAAGATGCCAGCCCGCAGCTGGTCTTGACCTGCTACCATCTGGCCAAGCTGTTTTCGTATGCACTGGTCGGCACGCTGGCGGGGGCCTTTGGCTCAGTGGTGATCCGCTCTGTTGAGAGCTCTTGGCTGAATTATCTGCCGTGGATCTTAGTGCTGTTTTTTTTGATGGTGGCCTTTCGCTTGGATCGCTTTTTACCCAAGCCGATTTGGCTGGGGAAATTGTATCGGCAGGTCACTGCCCGCTTCAGTCGTTTGCAAAAACCGGTGGCCGCAGCTGTGATTGGGCTGGCCAGTCCTCTGCTGCCCTGTGGACCACTTTATATGATCTTCGGGCTCGCTCTGTTTTCCGGCTCTCCGCTGAAAGGCGCAGAGTTCGCGATCGGTTTCGGACTCGGGACCTTGCCCTTGTTGTGGTTGGCCCAGAGCCAGTTTATGCGAGTGCAGCTGAAAGTGACGCCTGTGACGCTGGTGCGCATACAACGGGGCTTGGCTTTGGTGGCTGCCTTGGTGGTGGCTTGGCGCTTGCGTACGACTCTCGGGATTGAAGGTGCGGAGAACTGGGTCTGCCATCCGTTTTGA